The region GCTGAACTGCGCCTGACTCAGCGCAGGCAAAACAATAAGTAAACTAAGGCTCAAAATCCATTTCATGAAACCTCCAGCAGTGCCGCGGGGCACTTTTACAATTCCCAACTTTTTGGGATGCCAATATCCACTTTCTGATATACGAACACTCCAATTTGTAATTTATGCAATTGATCTCTGGGGAGGACAATCCATGATGAGCATTCTTGGTAAAAGTCGCATCAGCACAGCATTCTGCATGCTAGTTGCCACTTTGACACTTAACGCATTTGCAGCTTCTCAATCTTTCGCTCAAGTGCAAATCACTGCTGTCGCGAAAAACCAACTTATCGTTGGCAAAACTTATTACATCGCTGCAGATAATTTGAACCTGCGTAGTTCAAATTCTACAACTTCCTCTGACAACATCGTAGGTCAGCTTTCCATGAATGATGAAGTTGTTTTGGTGAACGCGTTGAGTGCAGACACTCCTCTGGTTCAAATCAGATTGATCAAATCTAAATCAGTACCGAACAACGTTGCTGCACAATTGTTCGTTTCAAAAGACTACCTGTCGGATAAAGTCTACCAGGCACCTGTTGCTAAGTATTTCGTTATCCAAAACGTAGCGACTGAAAAAACTCGTGTTTACGAGCGTTGCACAGTAACACCAGGTTGCCCTCACAAACTAGTGATGGAAACAGATATGGTTGTGGGTCGTAACGAAGAAGGTACGAAAACAGATCGTTATGCTTACATGACGTGGCTGGGACACTCACGTATTGCTTCATGGGTTAAATTCTATTCTGACGGTATGCAAACTTACCCAAGCTGGTACACTGCGGGCCAGGATTTGAAATCGATCCCCTCTCCGATTTCTAAAAACTCTTCTCGCGTGATTGGTTCTCGTAAGTGGTTGACGAAAAAAAATGGCAAAGACACTGTTTATGGTGCTTTTGGTTGGTACGCGGCTAAGCTTTCACCGTCTGATGATGTAAATGGCGTCAACAGTCAATGGATGCACGGAACGATCGGTTGGGGTGTTGATGGTTCTGATGCTATCGACATCACTCGTGGCTTCTTTATGAACATGTTCTCAAACCCGGGCTCTCATGGTTGCACTCGCTTGGAAAATCGCGCGATCGCTTACCTTCGTGAGATCTTGCCAACAGGAAC is a window of Bdellovibrio sp. SKB1291214 DNA encoding:
- a CDS encoding L,D-transpeptidase, which codes for MMSILGKSRISTAFCMLVATLTLNAFAASQSFAQVQITAVAKNQLIVGKTYYIAADNLNLRSSNSTTSSDNIVGQLSMNDEVVLVNALSADTPLVQIRLIKSKSVPNNVAAQLFVSKDYLSDKVYQAPVAKYFVIQNVATEKTRVYERCTVTPGCPHKLVMETDMVVGRNEEGTKTDRYAYMTWLGHSRIASWVKFYSDGMQTYPSWYTAGQDLKSIPSPISKNSSRVIGSRKWLTKKNGKDTVYGAFGWYAAKLSPSDDVNGVNSQWMHGTIGWGVDGSDAIDITRGFFMNMFSNPGSHGCTRLENRAIAYLREILPTGTDIYRVYARESTRERQAVLSDGSVIPLTRYKNAYNNPARWDYILLTDGAQKAGGLSADATNIITKNIPVIQGNNFLEQGSYMVDQYPTATPLNYKNSASSGKSGDRYRIDAGKEKAPTNFRGYFLVDEGRFIDYQHPDARAVKGKVKVSGLLDFRTTVPEQLKATGYHFPPAVIY